In Xenopus laevis strain J_2021 chromosome 2S, Xenopus_laevis_v10.1, whole genome shotgun sequence, a genomic segment contains:
- the atp5pf.S gene encoding ATP synthase peripheral stalk subunit F6 S homeolog (The RefSeq protein has 2 substitutions compared to this genomic sequence), with the protein MILQRFFQFSSVFRTAVSVHLRRNIGLTAIAFNKAKELDPVQKLFLDKIREYNTKSQKASGPVDAGSEYQKEMNEDISKLQRLYGGGDLNKFPDFKFEEPKFEESTK; encoded by the exons ATGATTCTTCAAAGGCTCTTCCAATTCTCGTCCGTTTTCCGCACTGCGGTCTCTGTTCATTTGCGGAGGAACATCGGACTGACAGCCATCACATTTAATAAGGCAAAAGAGCTTGATCCAGTGCAAAAACTCTTTCTGGACAAAATCAGAGAATACAACACAAAGAGCCA gaAAGCCAGTGGCCCTGTTGATGCTGGCTCTGAGTACCAAAAGGAAATGAATGAAGATATCAGCAAGCTTCAGAGGTTATATGGAGGTGGAGACCTAAACAAATTTCCAGACTTTAAGTTTGAAG AACCTAAATTTGAGGAATCAACCAAATAA